One Mycolicibacterium pulveris genomic region harbors:
- the treZ gene encoding malto-oligosyltrehalose trehalohydrolase, giving the protein MVEFAVWAPIPERVRLDVDGARHTMDRCEDGWWRAQVSARPEARYGFVLDDDTVLPDPRSPRQPDGVHDRSQLWTPDPDAWSDAGWAGRSIEGTVIYELHVGTFTPQGTFDAVIEKLDYLVDLGVDFVELMPVNAFGGTHGWGYDGVLWYAVHEPYGGPDGLVRLIDACHARGLGVLIDAVFNHLGPSGNYLPRFGPYLSSGSNPWGESINISGPDADEVRRYILDCALRWMRDFHADGLRLDAVHALVDTTAIHILEELSTETDALAEELGRPLSLIAESDLNDPRLITPRDRGGYGMTAQWDDDIHHAIHAAVSGERQGYYGDFGTLEVLATTLKNGYFHAGTYSSFRHRRHGRPLDTSSIPATRLLAYTLTHDQVGNRAVGDRPSQNLTFGQLAVKAALALASPYTAMMFMGEEWGSSSPFQFFSSHPEPELARATAEGRKREFAEHGWDADEIPDPQDPETFLRSKLKWDEVDDENHGRLRRLYQQLIALRNKHSEFADPWLDHLRIEYDEDRRWLVMHRGAFAVACNLGTGPVDVPVTGELVLAWDEPTVGAKSTRLPGHSFAIVNKATVGAD; this is encoded by the coding sequence ATGGTTGAGTTCGCCGTGTGGGCCCCGATACCCGAACGGGTCCGCCTCGACGTCGACGGCGCCCGCCACACCATGGACCGCTGCGAGGACGGCTGGTGGCGCGCCCAGGTGAGCGCACGACCGGAGGCACGTTACGGGTTCGTCCTCGACGACGACACGGTGCTGCCCGATCCGCGCTCGCCCCGCCAACCCGACGGAGTCCATGACCGCTCGCAGCTGTGGACACCGGACCCGGATGCCTGGTCCGACGCCGGCTGGGCCGGCCGCTCGATCGAGGGCACGGTGATCTACGAACTGCACGTAGGCACCTTCACCCCGCAGGGCACGTTCGACGCTGTGATCGAGAAGCTGGACTATCTGGTCGATCTGGGCGTCGACTTCGTCGAGCTGATGCCGGTGAACGCGTTCGGCGGAACCCACGGCTGGGGCTACGACGGCGTGCTGTGGTACGCGGTGCACGAACCGTACGGCGGGCCTGACGGGCTGGTCCGTCTCATCGACGCCTGCCACGCGCGCGGGCTGGGTGTGCTCATCGACGCCGTCTTCAACCACCTCGGCCCGTCGGGCAATTACCTGCCGCGCTTCGGTCCCTATCTGTCCTCGGGCAGCAATCCGTGGGGCGAGTCGATCAACATCTCCGGTCCCGACGCCGACGAGGTGCGCCGCTACATCCTCGACTGCGCGCTGCGCTGGATGCGTGACTTCCACGCCGACGGGCTGCGCCTGGATGCCGTGCACGCGCTGGTGGACACCACCGCCATCCACATCCTCGAGGAGCTGTCGACCGAAACCGACGCGCTGGCCGAAGAATTGGGCCGCCCACTGTCGCTGATCGCCGAGAGCGACCTCAACGATCCGCGGCTGATCACGCCGCGCGACCGCGGTGGCTACGGGATGACGGCGCAGTGGGACGACGACATCCACCATGCCATCCACGCCGCGGTGTCGGGCGAACGCCAAGGCTATTACGGCGATTTCGGCACGCTGGAAGTGTTGGCCACCACACTCAAGAACGGCTACTTTCACGCAGGCACCTACTCGTCGTTCCGGCACCGTCGACACGGGCGGCCGCTGGACACGTCGTCCATCCCCGCCACCCGGCTGCTGGCCTACACGCTGACGCATGACCAGGTCGGCAACCGCGCGGTCGGTGACCGGCCGTCGCAGAACCTCACGTTCGGCCAGCTCGCCGTGAAGGCGGCGCTGGCGCTCGCATCCCCTTACACCGCAATGATGTTCATGGGCGAGGAATGGGGTTCGTCGTCGCCGTTTCAGTTCTTCAGCTCCCACCCGGAGCCCGAACTGGCCAGGGCCACCGCCGAGGGCCGCAAACGGGAGTTCGCCGAGCACGGCTGGGACGCCGACGAGATCCCCGACCCGCAGGACCCCGAGACGTTCCTGCGCTCCAAACTGAAGTGGGACGAGGTCGACGACGAGAACCACGGCCGGCTGCGTCGGCTTTACCAGCAGCTGATCGCGTTGCGGAACAAGCACTCCGAGTTCGCCGACCCGTGGCTTGACCATCTGCGAATCGAGTACGACGAGGACCGGCGCTGGCTGGTGATGCACCGTGGCGCGTTCGCGGTCGCGTGCAATCTCGGCACCGGTCCCGTCGACGTGCCGGTCACCGGCGAGCTCGTGCTTGCGTGGGACGAGCCCACGGTCGGCGCGAAAAGCACCCGGCTACCCGGACATTCGTTCGCGATCGTCAACAAGGCGACCGTGGGCGCGGACTAG
- the glgX gene encoding glycogen debranching protein GlgX gives MSSGPAPVSTVWPGTPYPLGATYDGAGTNFSLFSEVADKVELCLIARDGTEQRIGLDEVDGYVWHCYLPTVTPSQRYGYRVHGPWDPAAGHRCDPSKLLLDPYGKSFHGNFTFSQALYSYDLNAEDPASGGVPPMVDSLGHTMTSVVINPYFDWASDRAPRTPYHETVIYEAHVKGMTQTHPGIPEDLRGTYAGMAHPVIIEHLQSLNVTAIELMPVHQFLHDHRLIDLGLRNYWGYNTFGFFAPHYEYAANKQAGGAVAEFKAMVRAFHEAGIEVILDVVYNHTAEGNHLGPTLNFRGIDNAAYYRLLDEDKRYYKDFTGTGNSLNARHPHTLQLIMDSLRYWVLEMHVDGFRFDLAATLAREFYDVDRLSAFFDLVQQDPVVSQVKLIAEPWDVGEGGYQVGNFPGLWTEWNGKYRDTVRDYWRGEPATLGEFASRLTGSSDLYEATGRRPSASINFVTCHDGFTLADLVSYNEKHNEANGEDNRDGESHNRSWNCGVEGPTGDPGILALRARQMRNIMGTLMVSQGTPMISHGDEIGRTQLGNNNVYCQDSELSWMDWSLCERNADLLEFTRKVTQLRTDHPVFRRRRFFEGKPIRTGDQIRDIAWLTPAGEEMTPEDWEHGLGKCVAVFLNGDAITTPNARGERVIDDSFLLCFNAHDQPQDFITPAGDYAAQWTAALDTAHPTGASDLVVPAGDKVTLQARSLLVMRKTA, from the coding sequence ATGTCCTCCGGACCCGCACCGGTATCCACCGTCTGGCCCGGTACGCCGTACCCCTTGGGCGCCACCTACGACGGGGCGGGCACGAACTTCTCGCTGTTCTCTGAGGTCGCCGACAAGGTCGAGCTGTGCCTGATCGCGAGGGACGGCACCGAGCAGCGGATCGGCCTCGACGAGGTCGACGGCTACGTGTGGCACTGCTATCTGCCGACCGTCACCCCGAGCCAGCGCTACGGCTACCGCGTCCACGGACCGTGGGATCCCGCCGCCGGGCACCGCTGCGACCCCAGCAAGCTGCTGCTCGACCCGTACGGCAAGTCCTTCCACGGCAACTTCACGTTCTCCCAGGCGCTGTACTCCTATGACCTGAACGCCGAAGACCCCGCGTCGGGCGGCGTGCCACCCATGGTCGATTCGCTGGGCCACACCATGACCAGCGTGGTGATCAACCCGTACTTCGACTGGGCCTCGGACCGGGCGCCGCGTACCCCCTACCACGAGACGGTGATCTACGAGGCGCACGTCAAGGGCATGACGCAGACCCACCCCGGCATTCCCGAGGACCTGCGCGGCACCTACGCCGGGATGGCGCATCCGGTGATCATCGAGCACCTTCAGTCGCTGAACGTCACCGCGATCGAGTTGATGCCGGTGCACCAGTTCCTCCACGATCACCGGCTGATCGATCTGGGGCTGCGAAACTACTGGGGCTACAACACCTTCGGCTTCTTCGCCCCGCACTACGAGTACGCCGCCAACAAGCAGGCCGGCGGTGCGGTCGCCGAGTTCAAGGCCATGGTCCGGGCGTTCCACGAAGCCGGCATCGAGGTCATCCTCGACGTGGTCTACAACCACACGGCCGAGGGCAACCATCTTGGGCCCACGCTCAACTTCCGCGGCATCGACAACGCCGCCTACTACCGGCTGCTCGACGAGGACAAGCGCTACTACAAGGACTTCACCGGCACCGGCAACAGCCTCAACGCCCGTCACCCCCACACGCTGCAGCTGATCATGGACTCGCTGCGCTACTGGGTGCTGGAGATGCATGTCGACGGCTTCCGGTTCGACCTGGCGGCCACCCTCGCTCGCGAGTTCTACGACGTCGACCGGCTCAGCGCGTTCTTCGATTTGGTGCAGCAGGACCCGGTGGTCAGCCAGGTCAAGCTGATCGCCGAACCCTGGGACGTCGGCGAGGGCGGCTACCAGGTGGGCAACTTCCCAGGTTTGTGGACCGAGTGGAACGGGAAGTATCGCGACACTGTGCGTGACTACTGGCGGGGCGAGCCCGCAACCCTCGGTGAATTCGCCTCGCGGCTGACCGGATCCTCGGACCTCTACGAGGCGACCGGCCGGCGGCCCAGCGCGAGCATCAACTTCGTCACCTGCCACGACGGGTTCACGCTCGCCGACCTGGTGTCCTACAACGAAAAGCACAACGAGGCCAACGGCGAGGACAACCGCGACGGCGAGAGCCACAACCGGTCATGGAACTGCGGCGTGGAGGGCCCGACCGGCGATCCCGGCATCCTGGCGTTGCGGGCCAGACAGATGCGCAACATCATGGGCACGCTGATGGTGTCGCAGGGCACGCCGATGATCAGCCACGGCGACGAGATCGGCCGTACCCAACTCGGCAACAACAACGTCTACTGCCAGGACTCCGAGCTCTCCTGGATGGACTGGTCGCTGTGCGAACGAAACGCCGACCTGCTGGAGTTCACCCGCAAGGTCACGCAGTTGCGCACCGATCATCCGGTGTTTCGCAGGCGGCGGTTCTTCGAAGGCAAACCGATTCGCACCGGCGACCAGATCCGTGACATCGCCTGGCTCACGCCCGCGGGCGAGGAGATGACGCCGGAAGACTGGGAGCACGGCCTGGGCAAGTGCGTTGCGGTGTTCCTCAACGGTGACGCGATCACGACGCCCAACGCCCGCGGCGAACGCGTCATCGACGATTCGTTCCTGCTGTGTTTCAACGCCCATGACCAGCCACAGGACTTCATCACCCCGGCGGGGGACTACGCCGCGCAGTGGACCGCCGCGCTGGACACCGCGCACCCGACCGGCGCCAGCGACCTGGTTGTGCCGGCCGGCGACAAGGTCACACTGCAGGCGCGGTCCCTGCTGGTGATGCGTAAGACCGCGTAG
- the treY gene encoding malto-oligosyltrehalose synthase: MPSRVLSTYRLQMRGDCFTFADAEKQLDYLAALGVSHLYLSPILTAAEGSTHGYDVTDPTTVSAALGGPDGLARLAAAARARGMGLIVDIVPNHVGVERPEQNPWWWDVLKHGRESAYSAFFDIDWDLADGRIVLPVLGSDDDVADLVVDGDRLRLGDLVYPIAEGTADGTGAEVHERQHYRLIGWRNGVCGYRRFFSITSLAGLRQEDRAVFDATHVEVKRWFEEGLVDGVRIDHPDGLSSPAGYLAWLRELTGPDAWIVIEKILAADEPLEPTLPVAGTTGYDAMREIGGVFIDPSGEEALTNLFDSTGVPHSSMPDLARILKAEAVTEILASELARLRRVIAAAAGADHDDLPAAVAALLSRIGVYRSDYRSLAGVLPSAFAETGAAYPHLAAPLALIAAALAVSTEAEVRLQQLCGAATAKSMEDCLFYRDARLVSLNEVGSEPHHFGVGVAEFHQRAAVRARMWPATMVSLTTHDTKRGEDVRARIGVLSQVPSLWAELVGKWTVNTPPPDARTGLFLWQNLLGVWPADGRIGDGLRQRIHAYAEKAIREAAVHTTWNDPHEDFESAVHTWLDAVFDGPVAAEMTSLVARLDMHARSDALGQKLIALTAPGIPDVYQGTELWEDSLVDPDNRRPVDYAARRDALDANRHPKLRVVSAALAVRRDRPGTFTGGGYTPMLADGPAADHLLAFARGDDVLTAVTRHTVRLSETGWADTSLTLPAGTWTDRLTGADHAGTVLAAELFADLPAALLERADG, translated from the coding sequence ATGCCTTCCCGTGTCCTTTCGACGTACCGGCTGCAAATGCGCGGCGACTGCTTCACCTTCGCCGACGCCGAAAAACAGCTGGATTACCTTGCGGCGCTGGGTGTCTCCCATCTGTACCTGTCGCCGATCCTGACGGCCGCGGAAGGGTCGACGCACGGCTACGACGTCACCGACCCGACGACGGTGTCTGCGGCGCTCGGTGGGCCCGACGGCCTGGCGCGGCTGGCGGCGGCAGCTCGCGCCCGCGGCATGGGGCTGATCGTTGATATCGTGCCCAACCATGTCGGGGTCGAGCGGCCCGAGCAGAACCCGTGGTGGTGGGACGTGCTCAAGCACGGTCGCGAGTCGGCGTACAGCGCGTTCTTCGATATCGACTGGGATCTCGCCGACGGCCGGATCGTGCTCCCGGTGCTGGGTTCCGATGACGACGTCGCCGATCTGGTGGTCGACGGCGACCGGCTGCGGCTGGGCGATCTGGTGTATCCGATAGCGGAAGGCACCGCTGACGGTACGGGCGCGGAAGTTCATGAGCGCCAGCACTATCGACTCATCGGCTGGCGCAACGGTGTCTGCGGGTATCGCCGGTTCTTTTCGATCACCTCGCTGGCCGGGCTCCGCCAGGAGGACCGCGCGGTGTTCGACGCCACCCACGTGGAGGTGAAGCGCTGGTTCGAGGAGGGTCTGGTCGACGGTGTCCGCATCGACCATCCCGACGGGTTGTCGAGCCCCGCGGGGTACCTGGCCTGGCTGCGTGAGCTCACCGGGCCCGACGCGTGGATCGTCATCGAGAAGATCCTGGCCGCCGACGAGCCGCTGGAGCCGACGCTGCCGGTCGCGGGCACCACCGGTTACGACGCGATGCGCGAGATCGGCGGGGTGTTCATCGATCCCAGCGGCGAGGAGGCGTTGACCAACCTGTTCGACTCCACCGGCGTGCCGCACAGCTCGATGCCGGACCTCGCGCGAATCCTCAAGGCCGAAGCAGTGACCGAGATCCTGGCCAGCGAGCTGGCCCGGTTGCGTCGCGTCATCGCGGCGGCCGCAGGCGCCGACCACGACGACCTGCCCGCGGCGGTCGCGGCGCTGCTCAGCCGCATCGGCGTCTACCGGTCCGACTACCGGTCGTTGGCGGGCGTGCTGCCAAGCGCGTTCGCCGAGACCGGAGCCGCGTATCCGCATCTGGCGGCCCCGCTCGCACTCATCGCCGCCGCGTTGGCCGTCAGCACCGAAGCCGAGGTCCGGTTACAGCAGCTGTGCGGTGCGGCGACCGCCAAGTCGATGGAGGACTGCCTGTTCTACCGCGACGCCCGCCTGGTCTCGCTCAACGAAGTCGGCTCCGAACCGCACCACTTCGGGGTCGGCGTCGCAGAGTTTCATCAGCGGGCCGCGGTGCGCGCCCGGATGTGGCCGGCCACGATGGTCTCGTTGACCACCCACGACACCAAGCGCGGCGAGGACGTGCGCGCACGAATCGGCGTCCTGTCCCAGGTGCCGTCGCTGTGGGCGGAACTGGTCGGCAAGTGGACGGTGAACACACCGCCGCCGGACGCACGCACCGGTCTCTTCCTGTGGCAGAACCTCTTGGGTGTCTGGCCCGCCGACGGCCGGATCGGCGACGGCCTGCGGCAGCGGATACACGCCTACGCCGAGAAGGCGATCCGCGAAGCCGCGGTGCACACCACCTGGAACGACCCGCACGAGGACTTCGAGTCCGCGGTGCACACCTGGCTCGATGCCGTGTTCGACGGGCCGGTCGCGGCCGAGATGACCTCGCTGGTGGCCCGCCTCGACATGCACGCCCGCAGCGACGCGCTGGGCCAGAAACTGATCGCCCTCACCGCCCCGGGCATCCCCGACGTCTATCAGGGCACCGAACTGTGGGAGGACAGCCTCGTCGATCCCGACAACCGCCGACCCGTCGACTACGCGGCACGCCGAGATGCGCTGGACGCCAATCGACATCCGAAACTGCGGGTGGTCTCTGCGGCGCTGGCGGTCCGGCGGGACCGGCCGGGCACCTTCACCGGGGGCGGCTACACCCCGATGCTCGCCGACGGTCCCGCCGCCGATCACCTGCTGGCGTTCGCACGCGGCGACGATGTGCTGACCGCGGTCACCCGCCACACCGTGCGGCTGTCCGAAACCGGTTGGGCCGATACGTCTCTGACCCTGCCGGCGGGAACGTGGACCGACCGGCTCACCGGCGCCGACCACGCAGGCACGGTGCTGGCCGCCGAATTGTTCGCCGACCTGCCGGCGGCGCTGCTGGAGCGAGCCGATGGTTGA